GGGCGCTGCCGTCGAAGGCGAGACCGTGCCGATGGCACCGCCCGGTGGCACCCGGCCGGTGGCACCCGGCTGGTGGCGCCGCCCGGTGGCACCCGGCCGGGTGGCCGTCGAACTGGTTGGCTGTCGTACCGGGCAGCCATCGTGCCGGTTGGAGCATGGCTAGGGCGTCGGACCGGAGTCGGATCTTCGGCGTACGGAAAACCCCCAGCTACGACCCCAGTCCGACACCAAATCTCCAACCCTGGTCAGATGCCCCACCCACCACCCCGCGATAACTTCTCCGCATGACCACCCCACCCCCCCGACAAGTGCGGCCGGCGCTCGCAGAGGCCGGAGCAGTGACAGCTCTGGTCCTGCTCCTCGGCTACGCGCTGGTCGATCCACCGGGGCCGTCCTCCTGGCTACCACCATGGGCCGCCTGGCCAGTCGCGGCGGCCATGAGCCTGCCGGTCGCCTTCCGGCGACGCTGGCCGCAGGCCATGCTGATCACCGCAGCCACAGCAGCCGTCCTGGCGACCGCGGCAGGCGCCGTGGCCGCCGGCGCGATCTGGATCTTCTTCATCCCGGCCGCACTCACGCTCTACCTGGTCGCCACCACCACTCCGCCAGCCCGGTCGGCGGCCTTCCTGGCCGGATGCCTGAGCGGCGCGGCGGTCGCCGTGCTCGTCTTCTACACACAGGTGTTGCCGACCCTGCCGCCCGCCCTCGAGCGCACCGAGTTACCCCCGTACTGGCCGGTGGAGGGCGGCACGATCGGCGTCTTCATGAGCGCCGCGTGGGGGATCGGCGTGATGGTCCGCCGCCAGCGGGGCCTGGTCGCGCGTCTCGCCCACCACCGTGCCGAGGCTGCGGTGGCCGACGAACGCCGACGCATCGCCAGGGAGCTCCACGACATCATCGGGCACAGCATGAGCGTGATCGCGGTCAAGGCCACCGTGGCCAACCACGTCGCCGACCTCCACCCCCAGGAGGTGCGCGCCGCGATGACCGTCATCGAGCAGACCAGCCAGAGCACCCTCACCGAGATCCGCCGGGTGCTCGGCCTGCTCCGCTCCGACGGCGACCCCCACGACTCCTGGGCCCCCGTGCCCGGCCTGGCCGACCTCTCCGACCTGGCGCGCCAGGCAACATCAGCCGGGGTGGACGTGAATCTCCATGTGCCTACGGACGCGGCACTGCCATCCGCAGTAGCCCTGTCCGCGTACCGGATCGTGCAGGAGGCCCTCACCAACGTCGTTAAACACGCGGCACCCACCCGATGCTCAGTCACCGTGACCCTCGACAGCGGCCAAGCCGTGATCGAAGTCCGCGACAGCGGCCCCCGGACACAACGCGAGCCACGACCGACGTCCCTGGGCGGCCACGGCCTCATCGGAATGCGCGAACGCGCCACGATGTTCGGCGGCACCCTCACCGCCGGCCCTCACACCGACGGCGGATTCCACGTGGTGGCACGCCTTCCCTACGGCCCGGTGGACGCCGCAGCCTGAGGCCGACCGGACACACCGTCCGGCCTCCGAAGAGGACAGTAACCTCAGCCGAGCCGAGCCGAGCCGAGCCGAGCCGAGCCGAGCCGAGCCGAGCCAAGCCGAGCCCAGCCGAGCCAAGCCGAGCCGAGCCAAGCCGAGCCAAGCCGAGCGAGTCGAGCCGAGCCCAGCCAAGCCAAGCCCAGCCGGAGCCGAGCCAAGCCGAGCCAAGCCGAGCGAGTCGAGCCGAGCCCAGCCAAGCCAAGCCCAGCCGGAGCCGAGCCGGAGCCAGAGCCGAGGGCGGGGCCAGCACGAGCGCTCAGACACAGTTTGATGTGATGGGCCGGAGTCCGCTGCTGTGATCAGCCGAGGCCGGATGGGGTGGATTGCGTGAGCGTGAATGCGGGTGAAGGGTGAATCACTTGGGATCTCAGGAGGACGATGGCTCGTCCATCAAGGTCCTGCTCGCCGAAGATCAAGTGCTGCTACGTGACAGCTTCAGAATGCTCATCGACAGCACCCCGGGAATGGTGACCGTAGGTGAGGCGGGCACCGGTGGTGAGGCCGTGCGGCTGGCCGGTGAGCTACGTCCCGACGTCGTCCTCATGGACGTGCGCATGCCCGAGATGGACGGGATCGAGGCGACCAGGCGGATCTGCGGTTCCCCGCAGAACGCCGGCATTCGCGTGCTCATCCTCACCACCTTCGATCTGGACGAGTACGTCTACGCCTCCCTGCAAGCCGGCGCCAGCGGCTTCCTGATCAAGAACACGACGGCCGCCGAGCTGCTCAGCGCGATCCGGGTGGTGGCCGGCGGCGAAGCACTGCTGGCCCCGACCGTCACGCGCCGGCTCATCGCGGAGTTCCTGCAGCGCTCCGAACGGCCTCCAGCGGCGGCCCGACCGCTCGACGGGATCACGCCCCGCGAGCGTGAGGTGCTGACGCTCATCGCCAAGGGCCTGTCCAATCGCGACATCGCAGAGCACCTCCACCTCACCGTCGGCACGGTGAAGACGCACATCGGTCACTTACTGGCCAAGCTGAAGGCCCGCGATCGGGCGCAACTCGTGATCGCGGCCTATGAGGCCGAGCTGGTCACCAGCCCTTCCCGGGACGGCCGCCGATAACGAGCAGCCCAGGCCAATAGCAGCAGTTATTGATGATGATCGCCGGTAGCTGCGGCGCGACCCTGGTGCCGAGGGCGGGCTCATCGGCTCGGCCGAGGACCGCTGTGCCTGCACAGAGCCATCATGTGGGTCGGGCGGCTCCGCAGTGGATCCGGTGGCTCCGCTGAGGACCGCTGTGCCTGCACGAAGTCACCATGTGGACGCGGCGGCTCCGCGGTGGAACGGGCGGATCTGCGGTGGAACGGGCGGATCTGCGGTGGAACGGGCGGATCTGCGGTGGGTCGGGTGGCTCCGCCGTACATCCGGCGGCTCCGTCTGGTCTGAAGTGCGGGGCTCAGGTCTTACCGGACCACTCGGTACGTCAGGTGGGAGACGAGGCTGGTGCCGGTGGGGGTGCCGATGGGCTCGAGGGTGATGTCGCCGACGTTGTGGAGCAGGCGCTCGCCTCTGCCGAGGATCACCGGTGCGATGTGGAGGCGCAGCTCGTCGATGAGGCCCGCTGCCAGGTACTGGTTGACGGTTGCGGCGCCGCCCGCGATGGCGACGTCGCGCTCGCCGGCCGCCTCGCGGGCCTGGGCGAGCGCTGATTCGATGCCGTCGGTGACGAAGTAGAACGTCGTGCCGCCCTGCATCGGCAACGGCTCGCGCGGGTGGTGGGTGAGGACGAAGACCGGGGCGTGGTACGGCGGCTCGTCGCCCCAGTAGCCGTTCCAGTTCAGGTCCCAGGAGCCGCGGCCGGGGGTGAACATGTTGCGGCCCATGATGAACGCGCCGGCTGCGGTGACGTTCTCGATCACGGTGGCGTGCTGCTCGGGCTCGTCGAACATCCACTGGTGCAGGCGGTCGCCCACGCCGTCGCCGAAGGGCTTGTCCAGGCTCTGGTTGGGGCCGGCGACGAAGCCGTCGACGGACATCGCCATGTCACAAGTGACCTTGCTCATCTCTGCCTCCTGTGGTTCCGGCGCCTGTCTGGCGCCGCCTTCACTGGTTGGTCGGAGCCGCTCGGCCGTTCTTTACATGCCGGTGGGATTTTGGTCGTGAGATTTCGGGGTGGGGGTGGGGGTGGGGGTGGGGGTGGGGTGTCGGGCGAGGTGACAGGTCATCGTCCGAGCATCGTGGTGAGCACCACGGTGAGTGCTGTGGTGAGCACCACGGTGAGTGCTGTGGTGAGCACCACGGTGAGTGCTGTGATGAGTGCTGTGGTCAGTGCTGTGGCGGTGCAGTGGTGAGGTGCTGCGTTAGAGCCTGTTGGCAGAGGCTTAAGCCGCTGTCGGCACTGGCCCGTAGAGGGCTGGTCCGATCTTGTTGATGTGGCCCTGGTGGGACCATTGGGACAGTTGGACGCGGAAGCTGTTGACGTTGTCGATGGCGAGGATGGCGGCCAGTTCGGTGCCTTTCCAGGCGCGCCAGGGCTGGGCTGCCAGGAGCTCCAGGACCTTGCCTCGCCTGTCGGGGCTGGTCAAGCACGGGAGCGGTGGCGGGCCGCCCCAACGGCGATTGGGCGGTTGACCTGCGAGTTCTCGGGTGAGGCGGCGGGTCATCTGATGAACGGCCGCCCACCAGATCATCGCTTCGTGATGGGCGGGCCGCCGTTCGTAGCACCGCACCAGGCGGCGGTGCCGCATCAGCCAGGCCAGACTCCGCTCGACGACCCATCTGCGGGGCAGGACGACGAAGCCTTTCATGTCGTCGGTGCGCCTGACGACGGCCACGGTGATCTTCAGGGCCTTGGCTGCCCAGGTCACGAGTCGTCCGGCATAGCCGCCGTCGGCCCACACCAGCGTGATGGTGGAGAACTTCCCCCGCAGGAGGGCCAGGAGCGGGTGAGCGCCATCGCGGTCCTGGACCGAGGCGGCAGTCACCAGCACGGTCAGCAGTAGCCCGAGCGTGTCGACCGCGACGTGCCGCTTCTGCCCCTTGATCTTTTTCCCGCCATCGAAACCGCTGTCGGCGGCACCGATGGTCTCGCTCGCTTTCACACTCTGCGCGTCGATGATCGCGGCCGTCGGTGTCTCCTTCCGTCCCGCGGCGACGCGGATCCGACCGCGGAGCCGATCGGCCAGCCGTGCCGGCAGTCCCCGCTCCGACCAGCGCTCGAAGAACGCATAGACCGCCGTCCAGGGCGGGAAGTCCACCGGCAGCGCCCGCCATTCGATCCCGTACCTGGTCACATAGCCGATCGCATCCACCACCGCCCGAAGATCATGTTTCATCGGGCCGCCTGGACCCTTGCGCAGCTCGGCCATGACAGCCTCGGCCTCGGGCAGCAACACCTCCCACTGCGCATCAGACAGATCAGACGGATAGGGACACGAACGGCTCCAGCAGCCACAACCGGGCACGGCGCAACTGGCGGAGCCCGGCGGAAACCGGTAGACAGTCATCCAAGGGCTTCTGATGGGCGAGAGACGTAGACACTCCCTCAACTATCAGAAGCCCTCTTCCGTCCCCGAAATCGCCACGCATCACACCAAACCCTCTGCTAACAGGCTCTTAGTGGTGGGGTGGGGGTGATTGTGGTGATAAGGGTCAGTGATTGAGGGTGGTCCAGAAGCGGTAGTGGTGGTCCTGGGCGTAGTCGGCGCGCTTCCAGGTGCCGCTCGTCAGGGACTGCACGTGCCAACCCGCCTGGCTGCCGTTGTCGCGGAGGAGGGGCCAGGGCTGCTCGCCGCCGCCGTTGGGGTCTCCGGTGCGGGCGAAGCGCGTCCAGGTGGCGATCAGGCGGTTGGCGAGGGTGGACTGCTGGAGTGAGAGCTTCTCGAACAAGGTCAGGTCGAAGAGGTAGGGCAGCTCGGCCATGTGCTGGGCGGCGGCGGGGAAGCTGGGCTTGGGAGTGCCGGCGTACCAGGGCGTTCGCTGCTCGGCGAACTCGAACATGCGAGTGGAGGTCCAGCGGGACAGGGCGCGGGCGGTGTCGAGGGTGGGGGCGGACCAGGTTGAGTCCGTTTTTACGGTTGCCAGGGTTCTTCCTGCGGAGTTGCCCAGCGGGTAGCGACGTAGCACGGCGGCGGCGTTCTTGCCGTAGGCCTCGGTGATGGCGGGTCGGTAGTCGGTGGCGGCCATGGGCTTGCCGGTTGCGAGTTCCAGGCCGAGGATCATGCCGTTCTCCTCGTCGTGGTTGACGCCGACGAGGACGGGGACGCGGTTGAAGCGGCCCGTGCGCAGCGCCTGGTCGACCGGGAGCGGGAGGGAGGGTGTGCCGCTGTACGGGCGCGGCTCGCGCTGGGTGCCGTACGCCTCCAGCAGTTTGGCCATGGGGAGGTCGCGCAGGCAGCTCGCCACGTCGGAGGCGTCGGCGCAGCCGGCCTTCTTGATGACTTCGGAGCTCTCGGCGAGGGCTTCGGCCTTGGTACGGGAGGCGTCCGCGCAGGGTGCGCTCTGGATGATCGCTCGCTGGAACAGGCCCGCCGAGGCCGGGGAGGCGAGGTGGCCGCAGACGGCGAAGCCGCCGCCGGACTGGCCCATGATCGTGACCTTGCCCGGGTCGCCGCCGAAGGCTGCGATGTTCTGGCGCACCCAGCGCAGCGCCGCGCGCTGGTCGTCGAGGGCCAGGCCGCCGGAGTCCGGCAGGGACGGGTGGGTCAGGAAGCTGGTGGCGCCGAGGCGGTAGTTCATCGAGACCACGACGGCGCCGCCTGCCGCCAGCCGGTCGGCGCGGTACAGGTCGCCCATGCCGTACATGAGGCTGCCGCCGTGGACCCAGACGATGACCGGGAGTTCGTCGTGCTTGCCGGTCGGGGTGGTGACGTTGAGGTTGAGGCAGTCCTCGGCGGTGCTGGGCTTGCCGATGGGGTAGCCGGCCGGTTGTGCGCACACGTTGCCCGGTTTGGTGGCGTCTCGTGTGCCCTGCCACGGGGGGACGGGGGTGGGGGCCGAGAAGCGGGTGGCGGTGGCGTACGGGATGCCCTGGAAGGTGCTGACCTTGGGGCCGGATGTGCCACGAACGGCGCCGCTGCTGGTCGTGACCACGACGGTGGTAGCGGATGTGGACGTGGACGTGGACGTGGACGTGGACGTGGACGTGGTGGTTGTGGTTGCGGCGGCATGAGCGGTGGTGGCCGCAGTCCTGCCGGTGCCGGTGCCGGTGCCGGTGGCTGTGGCTGTGGCTGGGGCTGAGGCCGTGGCCGTGGTGGGCGCTGACGTGCTGCCGGGAGTGGTGGTGGCTGCGGTCGTGCTGCCGGGAGCGGTGCGGGCCGGGGTGGTGGGGGTGGCGTGGGCGGTCGGGGTGTAGGCCGTGAGGAGGGCCAGGCCGAGGGCTGCTGATGCCGTGGCCGTCTTCTTCGTGCTCGGGTTCATGGGGGTGGATCCGTCCTTCTGTCGATCAAGCGATGGGAGGACCATAGCCCAGATTTGCACGATCGCGCAAAACGAACGCGCAAAACGAACGCATCATGCGTTCGTGCTAATCAGTTGGTACGGTGTCCCGCATGGGAAACCGTGAAGACCTCATCGCGGGCGCCAAGCAGTGCCTGCGGGAGAAGGGCTACGACCGCACCAGCGTGCGGGACATCGCCGCCGCGGCCGGCGTGAGCACGGCGGCGATCGGCTACCACTTCGGCTCGCGGGAGGCGCTGCTGACCCAGGCGCTCTTCGGCCTGCTGGACGAGTGGGGCGACAGTCTCGGGCGGGCGCTGGCGCCTGAGGCCGGGGACGACGCGGTGCGCGCCTACGAGCGCATGTGGGAGGGGCTCGTCCGGCAGTTCGCCGAGCATCCGGATCTCTGGCTGGCCACGGTGGAGTTGTTCCTGCAAGGCCGGCGGCAGGCGGAGCTGGGGTCCCGGGTGGCGGAGGGGATGGCCGAGGGGTGGCGCGGGATGAGTGCGATCCTGGAGAGCGTGCCGGAGGAGAGCGTGTCGGAGCGGTCCGCTCGTACGCTCGGGATGGTGCAGACGGCGCTGATGTCCGGGGTGATGATCCAGAGCCTGGGCAACCCGGCCGATGCGCCCACCGCGGCCGAGGTGCTCGAAGGGTTGCGGGCGCTGGCCAAGCTGGCGGGGTAGGGGCCGGAGCGGGGAGAGGAGATCCACCAGATCTCCGGACAATCCGAAGATAGTTCAGTAAGGTCGCCCGCTATGGCGATCACGAACCCATCGTCGGATCCAGGTGCGTTTCTGGCGACACTGCAGGCAACGGACTGGACGGTGTTCGAGCCGGCTCACGACCTCCCGCCCCTGCGTGCCGCGCTCGTCCAGTTGGAGCAGGCGCACGGGACCACCGAGGCGCACCGGTTCGCGACCGAGCGGATCAAGGAGCTGGGTGCGGTACTGCGGCACGGCGACGGGCATCCGGCCGAGATCTACGCGTACGCGCTGAGCCCGTGCGGGCGTTACCTGGCGATCGGGAGCTGGTGCGGCGACGACTACGACCGGGGCGGTGTCCTGCAGGTGTGGGAGCTGGCCAGCGGGCGGTGCGTCAACGTGCTTGACGAGATCATGGGCGGGGTGGGCTGGCCCGGGTACACGGGGACGGTTCAGTGGTCGGCTGACGGGCAGCGGCTCGCGCTGGCGTACAACACCAACGGGGTGGGGGTGTGGGATCCGTTCGGGGAGGAGCCGGGGCCCAGCGCCGAGGCGTACGTGACGGACGGGGGTTCGCGCCCGCCCGGGTTCGCCTTCGCGCCCGACGGCACCCGCGCGTTCATCGTGACGGGCACCTCGCAGGAGGTGCAGGGGTGTATCGCGCCGCTGGTCGCGGGCGAGGTGTTCGAGATCGGCGACGAGGACGACGAGGGCGGGGAGGGCGACGAGGACGCGTGGGACGCCGGTGGTTGGGATGACGAGGGCGAGGGCGATGGTGAAGGCGATGGCGATGGTGAGGGCGATGGCGAGGGCGATTACGCAGGGGATGGCGCAAAGCATGGCGTAGGGGATGGTGAGCGGTCCGAGGGGCAGGACGACGGGGAGGACGACGGCGAGGAGGAGTGGGACGACGAGCCGGACGCGCAGCTCGCGCGCCCGCTGACCGAACCCCTCCCGGAAACGGTCAAAGCCCTACTGGGCCAGGACAAGCTCCGTCTCCGCGACGTCTCCTGGTCCCGCGACGGCCGCCGCCTCTACGGGCACGCCCGCGGCTGGGCCTGCGCCCTGGACGCCACCGACGGCCGGGTCCTGTGGTTCGCCGAGGCGGGCGTCGGCAGGGACGCCCCCGCCTGGAGCAGGGACGAGCGGTACTTCGCCCACCAGCTGCGCGGCCAGTTGCTGATAGGCGACGCCATGACGGGCTGGACGGTGGCGACGCTGCCGGGGCATCCGGGCGCGTCGGAGCTGTCCTGGGGCGCGTACGGCACGGTCACGCGGCTGGCGGTCGTCGTGCCGGCGGGCAACGACGCGCACGCCCGTCCCCACGTCACCGTCTATGACCAGGGCCGGCACCGCTACGACCTGGACGTGGCGCTGCTGCAGCTCGAACCGGACGAGGAGGGCGTGGCGTGGGCGTGGTCGCCTGACGGGCTGTACGCGGCGGCGCTGACGGCTCGCGGGCAGGTGGAGGTCTGGAGCCTGGCGGACGCGCCGAGCCTGATCGGGGCGGTGGAGGCGCCGGCGGAGGCCCGGGGCGTGTTGTGGGGCGCCGACGGCGTGATCGTCGTGCTCGGCCGCGCCGGGGTGCGGTTCTTCCAGGCGGCCACCGGCCGGATCACCGGGGACTTCGCGTTCCTGCGCGTGCCGCCGGGCCCCCGCCCGCTGGAGCTCGACGGCGTGGACCTGGCGGAGGAGGTGCGGGACGAGGAGGAGGCGAGCATCGACCCGACGTTCGCGCTCGACGACCAGACGTGGGCCGTGGCGTTCGAGTCCGGGCAGGTCATCGCGCCGCCCGACCGCGTGCCGGCGCTCGACGGCGCCCTGGCCTGGGCGGTGGAGCGCCGGTTCGGCTGGCCGGTGCGCTGGGGTGGGCTCGACGTCGCGCCGGACGCCGCCACCGGCGCCGAGCGGTTCGGGCCGCCGCTGGACGAGTACCTGGAGGGGTTCCGCGGCCACACGCCGGCGGCGAACGAGCCCTGGCCCCCGCCGAACACGGTCACGCTCGACGACCTCTTCCAGTTCGCGATCACCTCGGTGGCGCCGCTCCACAGCGGCTGGGACCACCACGTGAGCCAGAACCTGCGGCACGCGGCCAGGCTCAGGGCGCGCCTGGGCCAGCCGGCCGGCGCGCGGGTGCTGCTCGACGCGATCCCGACCCCGGCCGAGCAGGTGCGGGGACGGGCGGACGTGGCGCTGATCCTGGCCGCCGCCGGGCGCAGGGACGAGGCGCGGACGTTCTTCGACGGCGACGAGGCCCAGGTCGAGGCGGTGCTCGACGAGTACAACGAGGCGTTCGTGGCCTCGTCGGTGGCCGGCGCGTACGCGGCGATGGGCGATCCCCGGGCCGAGGCGTGGTTCCAGCGCGCGCGGGCGGCGATCGAGCCCGAGACGAACCCGGGCGAGCACCACCTGGCGGTGGCGTGGGCGATGATCGAGTGCGGGTGGGAGCAGGAGGGGCGGGCCCTGCTGCGGCAGTGCACCGAGACGCCCTCCATCTTCTACACCGTGCCGCTGCTGGCCTACCTCATCCTCACCCGCCGGGACCACATCGCCCGCGAGCTGATCCCCATGCGCAATCCGGCGGCCGAGGAGTGGGAGCCGCAGGGATGGTTCGACGGCTGGGAGGCGGTGGAGGTGTTCAGCCGCCTGGGCCGGCCGGATCTGGTGCACGCGTGGGCGCAGGTCTACGGCGACGGTTACGCCTACGAGGACCATCTCGCTCAGGCGGAGACGAACGCCAGGCGTGACCCGGCGCGCGCCCGGCCGGGCGAGGGGGAGCTGGCCGCGATCTTGGACGCCTACGCGACCCTGCAGAAGACGCCGCGCACGCAGCGTGAGCACCCGACGCAGCTGCTCGCCGCGCAGGCGGCCGAGTGCGGCCATCTCGGGGCGGCGCTGGACCTGATCGAGCGCCTGCCGAAGGACGACTTCAACGGGCGGGCCGGCCAGACGTTCCGCGCGCTGTGGATGGCGGCTACCGGGCTCGACGTCGAGCCGTGGTGACGGCTGGCGCGGGCACAAGCGTCCTCCTGGAATAAGTTAACCGTCCCTTTCCGCCAGGTGGCCATTCGCCGGGCGATGAGGCATGAGGTGGACAACGGGGATCGGGTCATCAGATGCTGGAGAGAAAGTGGAGGTGTTGTATGCACGCACGCCTTGACCATCTCGTCGTCTGGGTCTCCGACCCCCGCGCGTCCGTGGACTTCTACGAGCAGGTCGTCGGCCTGCCAGGGGTCCGGGCGGCGGAGTTCCGTGACGGTGAGGCGCCGTTCCCCAGTGTGCGGATCTCGCCGGAGACCATCCTCGACCTGATGTCGTACGAGGCGATGCGCGGCGTGGACGAGGGCACCGGGGTGAAGGGCAGCGCCGGGCACCCGATCAACCACTTCTGCCTGTCGGTCGGCAAGGAGGACTTCGACGCGCTGCAGGTACGGCTCAAGCAGCACGGCGTGGAGATCACCGGCGGCGGCACGAACTCGTTCGGCGCCCAGGGCATCGCGCCCGAGACCATGTTCTTCCCCGACCCGGACGGGAACGTGATCGAGGTCCGCTACTACGAGTGAGCCCGGCCCCGACGGCCTTGCGCATCACCGGCCCCAGCTCAAGACGCTCGGAAGTGTCGGTAGCTTCTGGTACACAGGCGGCATGGGTGTCACCGTCGATGAGTTCCTGAAGCTGCTGGACGAGCTGCCCGACGTGCGGATGAGTCACGGCGGCGAGTGGGTCGGCCTCAAGGTGCACGACAAGGGGTTCGGCTATCTGTGGGAGGCCACCGAGACCGTCGGCCTGAAGGCCACGATCGAGGAGCAGATCGCGCTGGTCAGCGAGCGGCCCGAGGTGTTCGAGGTGCAGTTCACGGCCGGGCGGTTCGGCTGGGTGGTGGTGCACCTCGACAGGATCGACGAGGAGGAGCTGTTCGAGCTGATGGCCGAGGCGTGGTGCCTGACCGCGCCCAAGCAGCTCGTGGACGACTTCGAGGCCACCCACCCGATCGGGAAGAAGGTGCAATCCGGGTAATCTCCGACATGTGCCCCTCCTGAACGTCCGGCTGCGTGCGTGGCGCGAGGACGACGCGTCC
The nucleotide sequence above comes from Nonomuraea gerenzanensis. Encoded proteins:
- a CDS encoding sensor histidine kinase, giving the protein MTALVLLLGYALVDPPGPSSWLPPWAAWPVAAAMSLPVAFRRRWPQAMLITAATAAVLATAAGAVAAGAIWIFFIPAALTLYLVATTTPPARSAAFLAGCLSGAAVAVLVFYTQVLPTLPPALERTELPPYWPVEGGTIGVFMSAAWGIGVMVRRQRGLVARLAHHRAEAAVADERRRIARELHDIIGHSMSVIAVKATVANHVADLHPQEVRAAMTVIEQTSQSTLTEIRRVLGLLRSDGDPHDSWAPVPGLADLSDLARQATSAGVDVNLHVPTDAALPSAVALSAYRIVQEALTNVVKHAAPTRCSVTVTLDSGQAVIEVRDSGPRTQREPRPTSLGGHGLIGMRERATMFGGTLTAGPHTDGGFHVVARLPYGPVDAAA
- a CDS encoding response regulator encodes the protein MGSQEDDGSSIKVLLAEDQVLLRDSFRMLIDSTPGMVTVGEAGTGGEAVRLAGELRPDVVLMDVRMPEMDGIEATRRICGSPQNAGIRVLILTTFDLDEYVYASLQAGASGFLIKNTTAAELLSAIRVVAGGEALLAPTVTRRLIAEFLQRSERPPAAARPLDGITPREREVLTLIAKGLSNRDIAEHLHLTVGTVKTHIGHLLAKLKARDRAQLVIAAYEAELVTSPSRDGRR
- a CDS encoding dihydrofolate reductase family protein, with translation MSKVTCDMAMSVDGFVAGPNQSLDKPFGDGVGDRLHQWMFDEPEQHATVIENVTAAGAFIMGRNMFTPGRGSWDLNWNGYWGDEPPYHAPVFVLTHHPREPLPMQGGTTFYFVTDGIESALAQAREAAGERDVAIAGGAATVNQYLAAGLIDELRLHIAPVILGRGERLLHNVGDITLEPIGTPTGTSLVSHLTYRVVR
- a CDS encoding IS5 family transposase, with the translated sequence MTVYRFPPGSASCAVPGCGCWSRSCPYPSDLSDAQWEVLLPEAEAVMAELRKGPGGPMKHDLRAVVDAIGYVTRYGIEWRALPVDFPPWTAVYAFFERWSERGLPARLADRLRGRIRVAAGRKETPTAAIIDAQSVKASETIGAADSGFDGGKKIKGQKRHVAVDTLGLLLTVLVTAASVQDRDGAHPLLALLRGKFSTITLVWADGGYAGRLVTWAAKALKITVAVVRRTDDMKGFVVLPRRWVVERSLAWLMRHRRLVRCYERRPAHHEAMIWWAAVHQMTRRLTRELAGQPPNRRWGGPPPLPCLTSPDRRGKVLELLAAQPWRAWKGTELAAILAIDNVNSFRVQLSQWSHQGHINKIGPALYGPVPTAA
- a CDS encoding carboxylesterase/lipase family protein, giving the protein MVTTSSGAVRGTSGPKVSTFQGIPYATATRFSAPTPVPPWQGTRDATKPGNVCAQPAGYPIGKPSTAEDCLNLNVTTPTGKHDELPVIVWVHGGSLMYGMGDLYRADRLAAGGAVVVSMNYRLGATSFLTHPSLPDSGGLALDDQRAALRWVRQNIAAFGGDPGKVTIMGQSGGGFAVCGHLASPASAGLFQRAIIQSAPCADASRTKAEALAESSEVIKKAGCADASDVASCLRDLPMAKLLEAYGTQREPRPYSGTPSLPLPVDQALRTGRFNRVPVLVGVNHDEENGMILGLELATGKPMAATDYRPAITEAYGKNAAAVLRRYPLGNSAGRTLATVKTDSTWSAPTLDTARALSRWTSTRMFEFAEQRTPWYAGTPKPSFPAAAQHMAELPYLFDLTLFEKLSLQQSTLANRLIATWTRFARTGDPNGGGEQPWPLLRDNGSQAGWHVQSLTSGTWKRADYAQDHHYRFWTTLNH
- a CDS encoding TetR/AcrR family transcriptional regulator, yielding MGNREDLIAGAKQCLREKGYDRTSVRDIAAAAGVSTAAIGYHFGSREALLTQALFGLLDEWGDSLGRALAPEAGDDAVRAYERMWEGLVRQFAEHPDLWLATVELFLQGRRQAELGSRVAEGMAEGWRGMSAILESVPEESVSERSARTLGMVQTALMSGVMIQSLGNPADAPTAAEVLEGLRALAKLAG
- a CDS encoding WD40 repeat domain-containing protein, producing the protein MFEPAHDLPPLRAALVQLEQAHGTTEAHRFATERIKELGAVLRHGDGHPAEIYAYALSPCGRYLAIGSWCGDDYDRGGVLQVWELASGRCVNVLDEIMGGVGWPGYTGTVQWSADGQRLALAYNTNGVGVWDPFGEEPGPSAEAYVTDGGSRPPGFAFAPDGTRAFIVTGTSQEVQGCIAPLVAGEVFEIGDEDDEGGEGDEDAWDAGGWDDEGEGDGEGDGDGEGDGEGDYAGDGAKHGVGDGERSEGQDDGEDDGEEEWDDEPDAQLARPLTEPLPETVKALLGQDKLRLRDVSWSRDGRRLYGHARGWACALDATDGRVLWFAEAGVGRDAPAWSRDERYFAHQLRGQLLIGDAMTGWTVATLPGHPGASELSWGAYGTVTRLAVVVPAGNDAHARPHVTVYDQGRHRYDLDVALLQLEPDEEGVAWAWSPDGLYAAALTARGQVEVWSLADAPSLIGAVEAPAEARGVLWGADGVIVVLGRAGVRFFQAATGRITGDFAFLRVPPGPRPLELDGVDLAEEVRDEEEASIDPTFALDDQTWAVAFESGQVIAPPDRVPALDGALAWAVERRFGWPVRWGGLDVAPDAATGAERFGPPLDEYLEGFRGHTPAANEPWPPPNTVTLDDLFQFAITSVAPLHSGWDHHVSQNLRHAARLRARLGQPAGARVLLDAIPTPAEQVRGRADVALILAAAGRRDEARTFFDGDEAQVEAVLDEYNEAFVASSVAGAYAAMGDPRAEAWFQRARAAIEPETNPGEHHLAVAWAMIECGWEQEGRALLRQCTETPSIFYTVPLLAYLILTRRDHIARELIPMRNPAAEEWEPQGWFDGWEAVEVFSRLGRPDLVHAWAQVYGDGYAYEDHLAQAETNARRDPARARPGEGELAAILDAYATLQKTPRTQREHPTQLLAAQAAECGHLGAALDLIERLPKDDFNGRAGQTFRALWMAATGLDVEPW
- a CDS encoding VOC family protein, which encodes MHARLDHLVVWVSDPRASVDFYEQVVGLPGVRAAEFRDGEAPFPSVRISPETILDLMSYEAMRGVDEGTGVKGSAGHPINHFCLSVGKEDFDALQVRLKQHGVEITGGGTNSFGAQGIAPETMFFPDPDGNVIEVRYYE
- a CDS encoding MmcQ/YjbR family DNA-binding protein translates to MSHGGEWVGLKVHDKGFGYLWEATETVGLKATIEEQIALVSERPEVFEVQFTAGRFGWVVVHLDRIDEEELFELMAEAWCLTAPKQLVDDFEATHPIGKKVQSG